The Phoenix dactylifera cultivar Barhee BC4 chromosome 9, palm_55x_up_171113_PBpolish2nd_filt_p, whole genome shotgun sequence genome window below encodes:
- the LOC103710281 gene encoding uncharacterized protein LOC103710281, protein MALNGGGTLIASYTRKSFDKPQKPRRISMEGLQRAISDLSFELSKEGIDTKLPPISEVEDAKCECCGMSEECTPEYIRRVREKFSGKWICGLCSEAVKEEVEKNGGRLDEALNTHMSVCVRFNRIGRTHPVLFQAEAMREILRKSRLDGTGATAKSRSPTERGSVKRGGITRSSSCIPAITK, encoded by the coding sequence ATGGCACTAAATGGAGGAGGAACGCTCATTGCTtcctacacaaggaaaagcTTTGACAAGCCTCAGAAGCCCCGGAGGATCTCGATGGAGGGGCTTCAGAGGGCGATCTCTGACCTCTCCTTTGAGCTAAGCAAAGAGGGAATAGACACCAAGCTTCCACCCATCTCTGAAGTGGAAGATGCCAAGTGCGAGTGCTGCGGCATGTCCGAGGAGTGCACTCCTGAGTACATCCGCCGTGTCCGAGAGAAGTTCTCCGGCAAGTGGATATGTGGGCTGTGCTCGGAGGCCGTGAAGGAGGAGGTGGAAAAGAATGGGGGGAGGCTAGATGAAGCTCTCAACACCCACATGAGTGTGTGTGTGAGGTTCAACAGAATTGGAAGGACGCATCCCGTTCTCTTCCAGGCCGAGGCGATGAGGGAAATCCTGAGGAAATCGAGGTTGGATGGAACAGGGGCCACGGCCAAGTCTAGGAGCCCTACGGAAAGGGGGAGCGTGAAGAGGGGCGGCATCACAAGGAGCTCGAGCTGCATTCCGGCTATAACAAAGTAG